DNA sequence from the Candidatus Neomarinimicrobiota bacterium genome:
TCATGGTCGGTTGGTTATCCTGGATAAAAGCAACACAATCATGTCTGTGCTGGGATTTAATTCGGATCATGAGCAACGAGCGAATTATAACATTGACCAAAAGGATTGGATTGAGGGCATTTTCAGTGGCACCCATGGATCCAATTGGGATGAAGATGGAAACCTCTATATTCAGGATTGGAATATTTCCGGCCGGATAATTAAACTGATAAGGGTCAGAAATTAGTCGCAATAAATCCCCTTCTTTTTAACCTGTTCCCAATTTAGTTTCTCCTCCCTATTCCGTAATTCGATTTGAGGAGGTCGAACATGAAAACACTTTTATTGGGCAGAATTCTGCCATTACTTATTTTCATCA
Encoded proteins:
- a CDS encoding 6-bladed beta-propeller is translated as HGRLVILDKSNTIMSVLGFNSDHEQRANYNIDQKDWIEGIFSGTHGSNWDEDGNLYIQDWNISGRIIKLIRVRN